The genome window TTATCGGTAAATATACGATATCGGAAGGAATCCCGTATTGATCCAGAATCTCCGTCATAAGAGGGATATATTTCCCGGAACGCTCCAGATATTTTTCAAATGCTTCCCGAGCAACAGTCTGAAAATATATTATTGACTTTTTAACCCGGTCATTCAATACCATTGGAACATTGTAGGTAACCGGCTTTTTCTCACCTTCTACTTTAAGCTCCCCCAGATCCTGGACCGCAGAAAACTTTTCAAGAAAAGCCGAAGATGAAGCATCTTCAGGAAGCGAGCCTAATGATAGTAATGTTAAACGGTAATCAGCGACTATTTGAGATAGAAGCGAGCTATATCGTTTGGACTCCGGAGTAACAATAACGGTGTCAATATCAATATCAAGATCAGACATTACTCTAAGGGCTTGTTCCAGATAGTATTGTGCTTCTTCCCAGGAAGCCTCCTGGTTGGCGGCAACGCCCTGAGCAAAATACTCCTGAGCCTTATGAAATTGTCTCCAGATTTCGTCGTCCACGGCGTATGCCGAATCGGAAAATATTGATTCATCGTAAGATATATCCGATATCTTGTAATTGCTCTGCGATGAATCAGATATTTCCTTATGAATTAAGGTATTCTGTTTGTAATCTTTTTGATTGCTGGCTAAGACTACCTGACCCAGAATCAATAAAACGAATAGAAAGCGTGCAAGTAATTTCAAAGTTATCCTTGTCGCGTTAAGGTTTGTCTAAACTTAGTATCGGTACGACATCCTTGTCGCTTTATAATGTATTCCCTGTAACTTGTTGATATATATGTAAACTCTAAAATCGTGTCAAGTGTTTTTCTTTCTAAGATTTACGCCAAAACCCCTCAATAAGTTCCAAACAAGAAGTTAACGCCTCACTTCCAAATAGTGGAATAAATTCGGCCTTCGCGGCATTATTAAACCATGTATACTGTCTCTTGGCGTATCGTCTCGTATTTTGCTTTATTAAATTCTGGGCTTCGTTTAACGATAATTGATTTTCAAAATACGCAATCAATTCCGCATAACCAACAATCTTACACAATTTTAACTTATCACCAAAATGTGATTTATATACACTTTCGGCTTCTCGCAGCAGACCCTGCTTAAACATTTCATCAACTCGGTCATTTATGCGTTCATAGAGCTTATCACGCTCGGGGATTAAATAAATTTGCAAAAAATTAAATCTTTCATTGAGCGGAATAGTATCGTTTATGACCTCGCTTTTCGGCCGCCCGGTTAGATTATAAATTTCGAGCGCGCGAATAACCCGTATCATATTGTTATAATGAATTTTTGCCGCTTCCTCGGGATCTACTTTTTCGAGCATTTCATGAATGAATTTAGGCCCTTTTGCCGCCGCAACATCCAGAAGTTCATTACGATACGAAGTATCATGGTCGGGCAGTTCGACAATGCCTTCAGTCAAGGCTCGGAGATACAGCCCCGTCCCGCCGCAAACGATTACCCCTTTATTTGAAGCGGACAGATTAGTAATGATTTTTTCGGATTCGATTAAGAAATCAAAAGCTGTGAATTTATCTCCTAAATCATGTGAACCCATAAGATGATGCGGTATTCCCTGCCATTCATCCTCATCCATCTTGTCGGTTCCGATTTTAAGCTGGCGATATATCTGGCGGGAATCGGCGGAAATGATCTCGGCCTTATATTCCTTCGCGATATTTATTGCCAGTGTTGATTTTCTCGATGCGGTCGGACCACCAATGATCAATATATTTATTTTGTCCCTGGATTCATTCATTTCAGGCCCGTCCAAATCGACTATCCAGTTCATCCAGACTTATTTTTACAAAAGTCGGACGGCCGTGAGGACAGCAATAAGGATTGTTTACTTTCAGCAGAGATGATAACAGAGATTGCACTTCATCGGCAGACAATTTGTCACCCGCCATAACCGACGCCCGGCAGGCCAATGATTGGGCTATTGATTTAATGAGATCGCCCCCCGCCTTTTTCAATTGACCGATATCATCGAGCAATTTTACGATTATTTTTGCCGGATTCTTATCTTTGAAAACCGGCGGTACTCCCTGGATAACAACCGAATTACCTCCAAAGGCATCAATTTCAAAGCCGAGTTTTGTAAGAGTTTCCTGACCGGCTTCGAAAGTCAAATATTCCTCGGCGGAAAGATCGACCGTTTCTGGAAATAACAATTTTTGTGAGGCGGCGCTTCCCTTTTCTACCTGTTCAAGCGCATATTCGTATAAAACCCGCTCGTGGGCGGTATGTTGATCGACAATATACAACTCACCGCCGATTGAAAGAACCAGATACTGACGCCCCACCTTTCCAAGATATACAATATCATCCGATGTTATTTCTTTGACCTCCGCCGCCGCTTGCGACGCGATAACAGATGTTTCATCTATCGCGGGAAGCCGGTTATCGCATCCGGCCGGTTCCGAGGTTGAAATTGATGTAAATGTATTTAGCGTGCCCGATATATTTTGTTGATTACGGTGTCGGTTAGAAAGTGGGGTTCGGGACAGCGGTCGCGATGACTGCAAATTCATATTCTGTTGCGACTGAAAACCGGAAGTATTGCCTTTCATCACTTTATTATAAGATTGATGATCGCTGGATGGAATTAAGCGCCAGTCTCTCAGAGCCTTCTTGACGATACGATACAGATTATCATGAATCGCGCGTTCTTCAGACAATCTAACCTCCGCCTTGGTCGGGTGGACATTGACATCCAAACGCGACGGATCGACGGTTATATAAATTACCGCCAGAGGAAATCGGCCCGGTGGAAGAAATTCACCGTATCCGGAAGTAACCGCGTGTATCAGGCTTGATGACGCGACAGAGCGTCCGTTTATGTACAAACATATCCGGGTACGATCATGCCGGGCATGATCCGGATGTGCCAGGTACGCCAGGAAATATACTCCCCCCATCTCAATATCATATTCGACAATTCCATCCGGCTTAACGCCAAACAAAGTGGCCATTCTTTCGGCAATCGGTTGATTCTGAGGTAACTGGAAAGTTTGCCGCTCATTGAGAGTAAGCTTCACGGCCACCGAGGGTTTACCCAATGCCATACGTTCCGCAACGCGGATAATCTGACGTAATTCAGTTGTCTCGCTTTTTAAAAATTTCTTGCGGGCGGGAGTGTTGAAAAACAGGTGTGATATTTCCACTTTGGTGCCAATTGGAGCCGACACAGGCCGAAAATCCACTTCCCTGCCACCTTCAATAGCAATAAAAGTCCCCTCGTTTTCCTTATAATGTCGAGTTGTCAGACTTAAATGCGCGACCGAGGCAATTGAAGGCAATGCCTCTCCCCGGAAACCGTAAGAATTTACCGCAAATAAATCATCGGCGATTCTTATCTTGGATGTAGCATGGCGGCTAAAAGCTAATTTGACCTGCGCCGTGGGAATCCCGCATCCGTTATCGACCACACTAATATATGTCGTCCCGGCTTTCTCGGCCGTTACTTCAACGGACGTCGCTCCGGCATCAAATGAATTTTCAATCGCCTCTTTAATTACCGACGCCGGACGCTCAATAACCTCGCCTGCCGCGATTTTATTTATTAAATTTCGATCTAATTGCTCAATCGGTCTGGCAAATTTGTTATCTGAAAAATTAGTCATTCTCGATATCTTTTTTAATTTGAGACAAAAACTCAAGCGCTTCAAGCGGGGTCAAATTATCTACGTCAAGTTCCTTAATCTTTTCAACTATTAGCGAATCTCCCGAAGATGCCGCTTCGTCAAATAATGTCGGTTGATTCAGGCGAGCATGCAATCCTCGAGCCAATTCTGATTTCGCGAATTCCCCCGATTCGAGGAGTTTGAGGATCTCTCTCGCACGAGATATTGTGCCTTTGGGAAGCCCGGCCAGTCTCGCCACTTCGATTCCATAAGAATCATCACACCCACCGGGAATTACCTGATGTAAAAATATAACTTCCTTGCCCCACTTTTTCACCGTTACCTGGTAATTTTTTATGCGGGGATAAATCGCGGCCAAACCGGTCATCTCATGATAATGAGTGGCAAATAAAGTCCGAGGAGTTCCGGACGGATGCTGTTGGATAGTCTCGGCAACCGCCCAAGCCACCGACAATCCATCGAAAGTTGATGTACCTCGTCCGATTTCATCGAGCAGCAATAATGATTTTTCAGTCGTGTTATGCAGTATATTCGCCGTTTCAACCATCTCGACCAGAAATGTTGACTGCCCGCGGGTCAAACTATCGGTCGCCCCTACCCTGGTAAAGACGCGATCAACAATTCCGATTTTTGCTTCCTGCGCCGGCACGAATGACCCGATTTGCGCAAGAATAACGATTAAACCGGTCTGACGCAGCCAGGTCGATTTCCCCGACATATTCGGTCCGGTCAAAATTATAAGGGATGTATCCACATCATTCAAATTGGTATCATTGGCCACGAAGTTGCCGGAGCCTAAAATCTGAGAAAGAACGGGATGAAATCCCTGCGTTAGATTCAACGCGCATTCGTCGGCGATTTCAGGCTTAACATATTTTTGCTCTCTGGCTAAGACAGCCAGGGAATTGACAACATCTATTTCCGCCAAAAAATCCGCAAGAGAAATTAATTCCGGGAGGGCTTGAGAAATATCTTCCACCAGTTGTTCGAATAATTGATGTTCGAGGCGATTGATTTTTTCTTCAGCCTCCAAAATCAAGTTTTCCTTGATTTTCATTTCTTCCGTAATGTATCGCTCGGCGTTTACCAAAGTTTGTTTCCGAATATAATTTTCCGGCACCTTATCAGTATGGGTTCGAGTGATCTCGATGTAGTATCCAAAAACTTTATTGAATCCGACTTTTAGAGAAGGTATTCCCGTGCGTTCTCTTTCCGATGCAGTCAACCCGGCGATATAGTCCCGGGCATCTTTTATTGAAAGATTTAGCTCATCCAATTCCTTCGAATAGCCGTCGCGAATAACGCCGCCGTTGTGCGATGTTGGTGAAGCGTCTTCTCTGATCGCCAAACCGATTTTTTCCGCAACCGGCTTAAGAATTGGCGCAGAAGAATAAATCGTTTTAAACATCGATGACGATGATTCCGACAAATAACTTCTGATTTCTTCAGCGATTAGCATGGCATCCCGTAAGGCAAGCATAGTCCGCGGGTTGGCCTTACCTAATCCCAACCGGCCGTTTAATCTTTCCAGATCTGGAATTTTCTTAAAAAGCAGCGAAATTTTGTCAGACTTCAAACTATCGTTAAATAATTCGACCACTCCGCCCTGGCGATACAGTATCTTATCTTTTTCTATAAAAGGAGCCGCAATCGACCTGCGCAGTCGCCGCGCTCCAAATGCCGAGCCGGTGCGATTGATAGCCCAGAAAAATGAATGCTTCTCATCCCCTATGGCCAGGTTAGAAAAGAGTTCAAGGTTTCGTATTGTCGCGGCATCCAAAAGCATACGCTGGTCGGCCAATCCGATTTTAATTCCCGTGATGTGCTTTAACCTATCCTGCTTGTTATCCTGTAAATATCTAAAGATCGCTCCCGCCGCCGATACACTTCGCTTCATATATCTAAGGCCGAAACCATCGAGGGTTGAAACAGAGAAAAACCGGCACAGCGTCTCTTTGCTCAAACGAAAATCAAAATAGATATTTTCCAGAGGAGTGATATTTTTGGTCGAACCGTTTTTAGTTATTCGCTCAAATAAATCCGAGGAATTGTCATCGGGCGTTAATAGTTCTTTTGGTGGAGCCATGGCCAAACGATCATAAATAATATCGGGATCATCCTCAATGACTGAAAATTCTCCGGTCGACAACTCCAGCCGGGCCAGCGCCATTTTTTTGTTATCTCCAAATAAGGCGGCCAGGTATGAATCATGCGAGGGAGCCAGCGAGGATTCCAATGTTGATGTTCCGGGAGTGATGATTTCAACCACATCCCGCTTGACAATCCCTTTGGCTTTTTTGGGGTCTTCGACCTGCTCACAAATAACCACTTTCCTGCCGGCGTCGATCAGGCGGGGTAAATATTTATCCAGCGCATGATGCGGGATGCCGCAGAGTGGAATAGAGTTCTTGGCATCCCCTGAACGGGATGTCAAAGCAATACCGAGAATCGGCGCCGCTTCGACAGCGTCATCGCCAAACATCTCATAAAAGTCGCCCATGCGGAAGAACAGAATTTTGTCGGGATATTTGTCTTTGAAGCGGTAATATTGCCGCATCATCGGCGTCAAACCGCTATTTTTCATCATTGGTAATTACCTTAAAAGGTTCGTTCTCACCCATTTCCAATTTTTGCCTGGCCGTCACAGCCTCCTGCATAGTCGCAAATTTGCCGGCCAAAACCACATAATATTCGCGGCCGGATATTCTCCGTTTCTTAATCCGACTATCATAGCCATAGCTTTCCGCCCGTTTTTCCATATTCCTGGCATTGCCCTTATCGGCAAAGACACCAACCTGAACCGAATAAGTAATGCCCTCAAAAACCTCTGTGGATTCTTGTCCGGATTTTTCGTCTGAGATGTTTTTCAGGGCTTCCAGCAATTCTTCTTCTCCGATAGCGTGGCGATATTGTTCCCGCAAAATATTATAATTAAATAAAGCCCGCTCAGCGTTATTATTTTTAAGCCCTATCTTAGATAAAAGGATTAAACTGGCGGCAGTTAAATCGTCATTTGGAGAATTATTGATCCTTCGGCACATTGTCGTTGCCGTCTTATAATTCCCTTTTTTATAGGCGTTTTCCGCCTGATAAAGTCGGGAATATTGACCGAAATAAGAAGCGGGATATTCATCGCTCAATAGTTTAAAATATCTCCCCCGGCTTTTCGAATCGCGCGTTTCATAGGCTGACAATATTGCCAAAACCTGCTCCCGAAAACGGCTCGTTTCCCATATATCAAGAAATGATTTTCCGGAAGATATCACTTTTGATGTATCGTTTTCCACCGCCGCCAATTGAATTAGCCTGAAATAGGCTTCTTCCTGATACTTGCCGTCAAGGTCAGACCGGAGCGCGGCTTCAATTTTATCCTGTGCCGATTTGCCGTCCGGCTCCAGAAGCGAAGCCATAAAAAGACGATTCCCGTCTCTAACGGTTGTCTGACGTAATTCGGAGAATTCGTTTTTGGCTCGGCTTATTTCGCCCTTTGAAAACAATTGATAAATTTCATCAATTTTATCATCAGCGAGACTTATACCCGAAATACCAAAGATAAATATCGTGATTAATAAGTACTTCATATCCCGGTAGTATTTAGTTAAAAGAATCGACAGCTTTGCACCGAGGACACAGCCAGATTTTATTATCAACCACCAAGTCGCATTCTTTGCACACAAAAGACTTGGCTTCTCGTTTCACCGCAATTTGCATAATCTGTTTGAAAATATTTTCGGCCGCTTCTTTGCGATCGGTTTCGCGATTCAGGCGGTACAATCCGAGTTTGGCAATAAGAGAATCGGGGTGATGATCCTGACCCGCGACGAAGTGTTCCCGTGCCGTATTGGTTTCACCTTTTTTCTCGAGGAAATAGGCCAGTTCCAGGCGAGCCGTCAAATGCTCGGGAAACGCCTGCAGAAGTTTCGCCAGAGTATCAGCGTATTCTCCGTAATGTCCGACCTCAAAATAAGCCCTTTTCAACCGCTCAAAGACAACCTGGCTTTTGCGCGGATTGAGCGCGACAACCTTTGTCCAGTATTCCAGGGCATCGTCAAGACGCTGCTCACCATAATAACTTTCCCCGATGGCAACGTATGCGGCCAGACAATTCTTGTCAATATGCAGGGCTTCTTTATAAAACAACCGCGCCCGGTGAGTATCGCCTTTTTCGCTTAATTCATCCCCTCCAAAAACTTTATACAGCGCCAGGAGAGAACCGGAATCAACTTTTTCAAGTTTGTCAATTTGTTTTCGGGTCAGGGCCGCTTCTTTCCATTCACAATTTTTCTCCAGCCATCTCAACAAAATTTGCAGCGCGTTTCTATTTTTCGGCATTAACTTCAATAATTCTTTTATGGCTTTTATGGCTGTCTGCTCGTCTCCGAGAGCATGATAATCTTTATATAAAGCCATGAGAATTTCTTGTTTCTCCGATTCCGTCAGATTTCCTCGATGCGTTAAATCTCGATGAACCTTCATGGCTTGATCATATTTTTTCCGGCGGCGGAATATATTGCCCAGGTGAATATAGGCATGGATATTACCGGTATCGTTTAAGACCGTCTCCTTGAGCATCGCGAAAGCCTGTTCATCCTGATCACGTAATAATGCTTTAAGACCTTCAATATACGTTCCCGGATCAGGTGAAAAGGTTTCTTCTTGTCCGCGCCGAAACCAGTAAACGGCGATAGCCGCCGCGACAACAATGGCTAACAGAAAAAGATAGATTGCTTCGGTCATTTGTTTTCATCCTTTTCTGAAAGTATAAAACTATCCGACGCTTCTTCAATCGGACGATTGCGCAGAGCGGAAATCTCAGAACTAAGTGAATCGGCGAGCCTCTTAAATTTCCGAATATCCGATATTTGCCTGAAATATATTGAGACGAAAAGCAAGAAGGAAATCAATACCCCAAATGTAAATGCCATATAAGCAACTACGATCATCGGAATATTGATATATTTGGAGAAGAATAAATCGACTGTCACCATTTCCTGAGCGTTGAACACCGCAAATCCGATCAAAATAACAATCAGAATGACTATCAAAACGGTCCAAAATGCCCACATATATCCTCCTTGATACAGGTAATACAACAAGAAGTTATATAACAGATAACTTTTTGCCGGTCAATATAAAATAACCCATTTCAGCTATGCTAAAACAGGTTATGAAAAACATGCTTTTCGGAAATTATTCTTTGGCTTCGGCGAATTTAATACTATTAACCACTGCGTTCCAAATTGGAGTATAATTCGCGCTCGTTTGGTATTCACTTATAAAATGCATCATATATATTTTACCGTCCCGAACCGCAAAAAACATCCACCCCGTCAGATAATCATTAATAGCATTAGCCCGATCAGAACCACGATTCGAAATTTGCATTTCATATGCTTGACGGACTTCCAGGAGCGCGACCTTTGTTTTCTGGATCGATATATTTCCGCTTTTTAATATATCATGAGGCTTGGCGATAATTTTGAAATGTCTTAGGAAAAACTTTTTCTGTTTGGAATTAAACTCAGGATTGAGCATAGTTG of Candidatus Zixiibacteriota bacterium contains these proteins:
- the miaA gene encoding tRNA (adenosine(37)-N6)-dimethylallyltransferase MiaA, with the protein product MNESRDKINILIIGGPTASRKSTLAINIAKEYKAEIISADSRQIYRQLKIGTDKMDEDEWQGIPHHLMGSHDLGDKFTAFDFLIESEKIITNLSASNKGVIVCGGTGLYLRALTEGIVELPDHDTSYRNELLDVAAAKGPKFIHEMLEKVDPEEAAKIHYNNMIRVIRALEIYNLTGRPKSEVINDTIPLNERFNFLQIYLIPERDKLYERINDRVDEMFKQGLLREAESVYKSHFGDKLKLCKIVGYAELIAYFENQLSLNEAQNLIKQNTRRYAKRQYTWFNNAAKAEFIPLFGSEALTSCLELIEGFWRKS
- the mutL gene encoding DNA mismatch repair endonuclease MutL; protein product: MTNFSDNKFARPIEQLDRNLINKIAAGEVIERPASVIKEAIENSFDAGATSVEVTAEKAGTTYISVVDNGCGIPTAQVKLAFSRHATSKIRIADDLFAVNSYGFRGEALPSIASVAHLSLTTRHYKENEGTFIAIEGGREVDFRPVSAPIGTKVEISHLFFNTPARKKFLKSETTELRQIIRVAERMALGKPSVAVKLTLNERQTFQLPQNQPIAERMATLFGVKPDGIVEYDIEMGGVYFLAYLAHPDHARHDRTRICLYINGRSVASSSLIHAVTSGYGEFLPPGRFPLAVIYITVDPSRLDVNVHPTKAEVRLSEERAIHDNLYRIVKKALRDWRLIPSSDHQSYNKVMKGNTSGFQSQQNMNLQSSRPLSRTPLSNRHRNQQNISGTLNTFTSISTSEPAGCDNRLPAIDETSVIASQAAAEVKEITSDDIVYLGKVGRQYLVLSIGGELYIVDQHTAHERVLYEYALEQVEKGSAASQKLLFPETVDLSAEEYLTFEAGQETLTKLGFEIDAFGGNSVVIQGVPPVFKDKNPAKIIVKLLDDIGQLKKAGGDLIKSIAQSLACRASVMAGDKLSADEVQSLLSSLLKVNNPYCCPHGRPTFVKISLDELDSRFGRA
- the mutS gene encoding DNA mismatch repair protein MutS, producing MMKNSGLTPMMRQYYRFKDKYPDKILFFRMGDFYEMFGDDAVEAAPILGIALTSRSGDAKNSIPLCGIPHHALDKYLPRLIDAGRKVVICEQVEDPKKAKGIVKRDVVEIITPGTSTLESSLAPSHDSYLAALFGDNKKMALARLELSTGEFSVIEDDPDIIYDRLAMAPPKELLTPDDNSSDLFERITKNGSTKNITPLENIYFDFRLSKETLCRFFSVSTLDGFGLRYMKRSVSAAGAIFRYLQDNKQDRLKHITGIKIGLADQRMLLDAATIRNLELFSNLAIGDEKHSFFWAINRTGSAFGARRLRRSIAAPFIEKDKILYRQGGVVELFNDSLKSDKISLLFKKIPDLERLNGRLGLGKANPRTMLALRDAMLIAEEIRSYLSESSSSMFKTIYSSAPILKPVAEKIGLAIREDASPTSHNGGVIRDGYSKELDELNLSIKDARDYIAGLTASERERTGIPSLKVGFNKVFGYYIEITRTHTDKVPENYIRKQTLVNAERYITEEMKIKENLILEAEEKINRLEHQLFEQLVEDISQALPELISLADFLAEIDVVNSLAVLAREQKYVKPEIADECALNLTQGFHPVLSQILGSGNFVANDTNLNDVDTSLIILTGPNMSGKSTWLRQTGLIVILAQIGSFVPAQEAKIGIVDRVFTRVGATDSLTRGQSTFLVEMVETANILHNTTEKSLLLLDEIGRGTSTFDGLSVAWAVAETIQQHPSGTPRTLFATHYHEMTGLAAIYPRIKNYQVTVKKWGKEVIFLHQVIPGGCDDSYGIEVARLAGLPKGTISRAREILKLLESGEFAKSELARGLHARLNQPTLFDEAASSGDSLIVEKIKELDVDNLTPLEALEFLSQIKKDIEND
- a CDS encoding SPOR domain-containing protein is translated as MKYLLITIFIFGISGISLADDKIDEIYQLFSKGEISRAKNEFSELRQTTVRDGNRLFMASLLEPDGKSAQDKIEAALRSDLDGKYQEEAYFRLIQLAAVENDTSKVISSGKSFLDIWETSRFREQVLAILSAYETRDSKSRGRYFKLLSDEYPASYFGQYSRLYQAENAYKKGNYKTATTMCRRINNSPNDDLTAASLILLSKIGLKNNNAERALFNYNILREQYRHAIGEEELLEALKNISDEKSGQESTEVFEGITYSVQVGVFADKGNARNMEKRAESYGYDSRIKKRRISGREYYVVLAGKFATMQEAVTARQKLEMGENEPFKVITNDEK
- a CDS encoding LapA family protein, which codes for MWAFWTVLIVILIVILIGFAVFNAQEMVTVDLFFSKYINIPMIVVAYMAFTFGVLISFLLFVSIYFRQISDIRKFKRLADSLSSEISALRNRPIEEASDSFILSEKDENK